In the Mytilus galloprovincialis chromosome 10, xbMytGall1.hap1.1, whole genome shotgun sequence genome, one interval contains:
- the LOC143049073 gene encoding uncharacterized protein LOC143049073 codes for MAFSFNGSPYFYSLGLQRYAEPKYLLKIDYAVSSRARCRAYDCSVDDIFNSSNKISEGELRIGIQYNVWPYTEWYHFDCFWESGFQEFYQEHKEEVKRLMIRIHELMEGFDYLDEDDQIKSIDELQSGINAMEYMENEEGFDFSDEDENKDKSVDEEKGSMEKKNKEKLNTKTNNKDVEKEKRENIERKKVEDEMKVQKEDGIGSNKKDGIGNKKEDGIRNKKENEIDSKKDVDQIEDERNCGAKDTGKKRNLRRRKASSNVCSCCNIAHSSSKIRK; via the exons ATGGCTTTCTCTTTCAATGGATCACCCTACTTCTACTCTTTAGGCTTACAAAGGTATGCAGAACCCAAGTACCTACTTAAGATTGACTATGCCGTGTCTTCCAGGGCACGGTGTCGGGCGTACGACTGCTCTGTTGATGACATATTCAACAGCTCCAACAAAATATCCGAAG GGGAGTTGAGAattggtatccagtataatgtTTGGCCTTATACAGAGTGGTATCACTTTGATTGCTTCTGGGAAAGTGGTTTCCAGGAGTTTTACCAGGAGCACAAAGAAGAGGTGAAGAGGCTCATGATCAGAATTCATGAACTAATGGAGGGGTTCGACTACCTTGATGAAGACGATCAAATAAAATCTATTGATGAACTACAATCAGGAATTAATGCCATGGAATACATGGAGAACGAGGAAGGGTTTGATTTTTCAGACGAGgatgaaaacaaagataaaaGTGTAGATGAAGAAAAAGGGTCTATGgagaaaaaaaacaaggaaaaattGAATACCAAAACTAATAATAAAGATGTTGAGAAGGAGAAAAGAGAAAACATAGAAAGGAAAAAAGTTGAAGATGAAATGAAAGTTCAAAAAGAAGATGGAATTGGCAGCAACAAGAAAGATGGAATTGGCAATAAAAAGGAAGATGGAATTAGAAATAAGAAGGAAAATGAAATTGACAGTAAAAAAGATGTAGATCAGATAGAAGATGAGAGGAATTGTGGTGCAAAAGACAcaggaaaaaaaagaaatttaagaaGGAGAAAAGCATCTTCAAATGTTTGCAGTTGCTGTAATATTGCTCATAGTAGTAGTAAGATCAGAAAGTAA